One window from the genome of Myripristis murdjan chromosome 6, fMyrMur1.1, whole genome shotgun sequence encodes:
- the zpd gene encoding zona pellucida glycoprotein d — protein sequence MLVLVLQLCALPMLLLGLTRPGFAGACRPELCTDPDRCLLAPDRTSCTCAFGFYAERCDRDAGIKVTCGKDFIAIRVLEDFFRYHNVPLEALHLPNSSCRAQRQVIAGDAFYTSRISTEQYAACGGKPLERNITHVSYSLSLLSDPQAVGNIIRDPLVKIDYTCVYPYIRTVSLPFPVIPFSSEKVMRVDELDATVQMLLYTDGSYSEAHRGAPTIELRDKVYVEVKVTEPAGFFLLRVDECWATQSSRPNASEDSAHTLLLDGCVSDQTVRFLGETRGQPGGNGESSAVRYSFDMFRFTAAPHDLYLHCTVQLCEPDDTEACKPNCKSISKREAVRAAPAAGLLSYGPIRIEMPHRPQSSIVAMAVLPVAGIWIVGLFLIVLITVAKAGRRRLARLQEH from the exons ATGCTCGTGCTCGTGCTGCAG CTGTGCGCGCTCCCGATGCTGCTCCTCGGCCTCACGCGCCCCGGTTTTGCGG GGGCCTGCAGGCCGGAGCTGTGCACGGACCCCGACAGGTGCCTCCTCGCGCCGGACCGCACGAGCTGCACGTGCGCCTTCGGGTTTTACGCGGAGCGCTGCGACCGAG ATGCAGGCATCAAGGTGACGTGCGGTAAAGACTTCATAGCCATCAGGGTGCTGGAGGACTTCTTCAGGTACCACAACGTGCCGCTGGAGGCGCTGCACCTGCCCAACAGCTCGTGCCGCGCCCAGCGCCAGGTGATCGCCGGCGACGCCTTCTACACGTCCCGCATCTCCACAGAGCAGTACGCCGCCTGTGGGGGGAAGCCGCTGGAG agGAACATCACTCACGTCTCGTACTCGCTGAGTTTGCTGTCCGACCCTCAGGCCGTCGGGAACATCATCAGGGATCCGCTCGTGAAGATCGACTACACCTGCGTGTATCCGTACATCCGAACCGTCAGCCTGCCGTTCCCAGTCATCCCTTTCTCCAG TGAGAAGGTGATGCGTGTGGATGAACTGGACGCCACCGTTCAGATGCTGCTGTACACGGACGGCAGCTACAGCGAGGCTCACCGCGGGGCGCCCACCATCGAGCTGAGAGACAAG GTGTACGTGGAGGTGAAGGTGACGGAGCCTGCCGGGTTCTTCCTGCTGCGGGTCGACGAGTGCTGGGCCACTCAGTCGTCGAGGCCCAACGCCTCCGAGGACtcagctcacacactgctgctcgACGG GTGTGTGAGTGACCAAACTGTCCGCTTCCTCGGTGAGACGCGGGGACAGCCGGGCGGTAACGGGGAAAGCTCCGCCGTCCGCTACAGCTTCGACATGTTTCGCTTCACAGCGGCGCCTCACGACCTGTACCTGCACTGCACCGTGCAGCTGTGTGAGCCCGACGACACCGAGGCCTGCAAGCCT aaCTGTAAATCCATCAGTAAGAGGGAGGCCGTGAGAGCAGCTCCTGCCGCAGGCCTGCTGTCCTACGGCCCCATCAGGATCGAAATGCCACACAGGCCTCAGTCTA GCATAGTGGCGATGGCGGTGCTGCCGGTCGCAGGGATCTGGATCGTGGGCCTCTTCCTCATCGTCCTCATCACTGTGGCCAAGGCGGGCAGAAGGAGGCTGGCACGACTCCAGGAGCACTGA